A part of Cannabis sativa cultivar Pink pepper isolate KNU-18-1 chromosome 6, ASM2916894v1, whole genome shotgun sequence genomic DNA contains:
- the LOC115724882 gene encoding chaperone protein dnaJ 11, chloroplastic, with amino-acid sequence MSQTLTLVLPTLFLSPENRLNSAPFLKFPSSPSSSSSSNRSRRSSAVKAFTVTERPRVKSTITGSFYDVLRVKHNASQTEIKMAYRNLAKLYHPDVAEDEDDSISDGLDFIEIHNAYATLSDPSARAMYDLSLGNHFQRSPLSSSSSSYGFTSSTRRWETDQCW; translated from the coding sequence ATGTcccaaaccctaaccctagtTCTCCCAACCCTCTTTCTCTCACCGGAAAATCGACTCAATTCCGCCCCTTTCCTAAAATTCCCATCATCTCCGTCGTCTTCTTCCTCCTCCAATCGAAGCAGACGAAGCTCCGCCGTCAAGGCTTTCACGGTAACGGAAAGACCCAGAGTTAAATCCACCATTACCGGAAGCTTCTACGACGTCCTCAGAGTAAAGCATAACGCTTCTCAGACTGAAATCAAAATGGCTTACCGGAATCTAGCCAAGCTATATCATCCAGATGTTGCTGAAGACGAAGATGATTCGATCTCTGATGGGCTTGATTTCATCGAAATTCATAACGCTTATGCTACGCTTTCTGATCCTTCGGCTAGGGCTATGTATGATTTGTCTTTGGGTAACCATTTTCAGAGATCACCgttgtcttcttcttcttcttcgtatGGGTTTACGAGTTCAACTCGGAGATGGGAAACTGATCAGTGTTGGTAG
- the LOC115724879 gene encoding enhancer of mRNA-decapping protein 4 — MASPGNPNPQSQSQPQQQTFDMQSFFKPTTTTTTTTNPNSQNPNNNSSSSTTHFPIPPPSSYPPPSSSSSAANFSYPPQTSPFHHHQFQYHHPQLHHHHLPPPQHQQIPYSLEQQAHQIHQQRSLSYPTPPLQPSPSPPPPNSGARIMALLSASPPPPPPSSNSSSSSSPIIELPPMIPMGINPTGPIRMPSSKLPKGRHLNGDHVVYDVDVRLQGEAQPQLEVSPITKYGSDPQLVLGRQIAVNKSYICYGLKQGNIRTLNIHTAIRSLFRGHTQRVTDMAFFAEDVHLLASVSVEGRLCVWKISEGPGGEEGKQPEITGKIVIAVQITGEGEASHPRICWHCHKQEMLVVGFGKRVLRFDTTKVGKGKVFSAEEPIKCPVEKLVDGVQFVGKHDGEITDLSMCQWMATRLVSASVDGTIKIWEDRKAQPLAVLRPHDGHPVNSATFLTAPHRPEHIILITAGPLNREVKIWASASEEGWLLPSESESWKCTQTLELKSSTEPRVEDAFFNQVVALPQAGLLLLANAKKNAIYAVHLEYGPNPVATRMDYIAEFTVTMPILSFTGASISPHGEHILQVFCVQTQAIQQYALDLSQCLPPPIENSALDRSESNVSRDRATVEGFPEISPLKPTAQASNSESAMRYPVGSSIEATSSKEIMTRSTEVKSVALTPTASDADIVCAPSPPLPLSPRLSGKLSGFRTPLDTFESGTSFSDHASGEQANNDYPVDDDSRNGEKKLSQDDFSSVVNSTSSGMYKHPTHLITPSEILMAASSESTKSVECKAGGEANTQDVLVNGDADNTELEVKTVGESRSNQNDDFRVQEESTKVSENKEKYFCSQASDLGIEMARERAISNVNEACSTDEARQVDDASSTEAQVQPTHASEEDQDSTRDTSAKASESCSSTAANPMQTPNTKSKKKAKNSQASGSSSPYPGVLNSVDSSNEPGGSSSLEAAFPQIVAMQEMLNQLMTMQKDMQKHMSMMVAVPVTKEGRRLEAAIGRSMEKAVKASNDALWARFQEESAKNDKIYRDRTQQIVSLISNLMGKDLPALLDKTLKKEISAVGPAVIRAITPAIEKTISSVIAESFQRGVGDKAVNQLEKSVNSKLEATVARQIQAQFQTTGKQALQEALKSSFDSSVIPAFEMSCKAMFEQVDATFQKGMAEHSNATQQHFESSHSPLALTLRDAMNAASSVTQTLSGELADGQRKLIALAAAGAKAGGVNPLVTQLSNGPLGGLHEKIEVPLDPTKELSRLISEQKYEEAFTGALQRTDLTIVSWLCSQVDLRGLLSMSPLPLSQGVLLSLLQQLACDINKETTRKLGWMTDVAAAINPTDPMIAMHVRPIFEQVYQILHHQRNLPTINGAEITSIRLLMHVINSMLMTCK; from the exons ATGGCTTCTCCTGGCAATCCAAATCCCCAATCTCAATCTCAACCCCAACAACAGACCTTCGATATGCAATCTTTCTTTAAacccacaacaacaacaacaacaacaacaaacccAAATTCTCAAAACCCTAATAataattcttcttcttcaacaacCCATTTCCCAATTCCACCACCATCTTCATACCCAccaccttcttcttcctcctccgcCGCCAATTTCTCTTACCCACCTCAAACGTCGCCGTTTCACCACCATCAATTTCAGTACCACCATCCCCAactccatcatcatcatcttcctcCTCCTCAACACCAACAAATCCCATACTCTCTTGAACAACAAGCTCATCAAATTCATCAGCAGAGATCTCTCTCTTACCCTACTCCTCCTCTTCAACCATCTCCTTCTCCTCCTCCTCCCAATTCAGGTGCACGAATCATGGCTCTCCTCAGTGcttctcctcctcctcctcctccttcttccaactcttcttcttcttcttcgccaATCATTGAATTGCCGCCTATGATTCCAATGGGAATTAACCCAACTGGGCCTATTCGAATGCCCAGCAGTAAGCTTCCAAAGGGTAGACATTTGAATGGGGATCATGTTGTTTATGATGTGGATGTTAGGCTTCAAGGTGAAGCTCAACCACAGCTTGAAGTTAGTCCAATTACTAAGTATGGTTCGGATCCTCAACTCGTTTTGGGTAGACAAATTGCGGTTAACAAATCATATATTTGTTATGGATTGAAGCAAGGGAATATTCGTACTCTTAATATTCACACTGCAATAAGATCTTTGTTTCGTGGTCACACTCAG AGGGTCACAGACATGGCTTTTTTTGCTGAGGATGTCCACCTTCTTGCTAG TGTGAGTGTGGAAGGACGGCTGTGTGTATGGAAAATATCGGAAGGTCCAGGAGGTGAAGAAGGTAAACAACCAGAGATCACAGGGAAGATTGTCATCGCTGTTCAAATAACTGGCGAGGGGGAAGCTTCACATCCCAGAATTTGCTGGCACTGCCACAAACAA GAAATGTTGGTAGTTGGGTTTGGAAAACGTGTTCTGAGATTTGATACTACAAAAGTTGGGAAAGGCAAAGTCTTTTCGGCTGAAGAACCTATCAAGTGTCCAGTAGAGAAGCTGGTTGATGGTGTTCAGTTTGTTGGTAAGCACGATGGAGAAATAACAGATTTGTCAATGTGCCAATGGATGGCCACTCGTTTGGTTTCTGCTTCAGTGGATGGAACG ATAAAGATTTGGGAAGATAGAAAAGCGCAACCGCTTGCGGTCTTGAGACCCCACGATGGCCACCCGGTTAATTCAGCTACTTTCTTAACAGCTCCCCACAGGCCAGAACACATTATACTTATCACAGCT GGTCCTTTAAATCGAGAAGTGAAGATTTGGGCATCGGCTAGTGAAGAAGGTTGGTTGTTGCCAAGTGAGTCGGAATCATGGAAATGTACTCAGACATTGGAACTTAAGAGTTCAACCGAACCTAGGGTAGAGGATGCATTCTTTAACCAAGTTGTAGCATTGCCACAAGCAGGGCTTCTCTTACTTGCAAATGCTAAGAAAAATGCTATATATGCCGTACACCTAGAATATGGTCCTAACCCGGTGGCTACACGAATGGATTATATAGCAGAATTTACTGTGACTATGCCGATTTTGAGTTTTACTGGGGCAAGTATATCACCCCATGGAGAACATATTCTTCAGGTTTTTTGTGTCCAAACACAGGCTATTCAGCAATATGCTTTGGATTTATCGCAGTGCTTGCCTCCACCAATCGAGAATTCAGCACTAGATCGGTCTGAGTCCAATGTTTCACGTGATAGGGCTACTGTTGAAGGATTCCCTGAAATCTCACCACTGAAGCCAACTGCACAAGCGAGCAACTCTGAAAGTGCCATGAGGTATCCTGTTGGCTCTTCTATCGAGGCAACATCTTCTAAAGAAATTATGACTCGGAGTACAGAGGTGAAATCTGTTGCGTTAACACCAACAGCAAGTGATGCTGACATTGTTTGTGCTCCATCACCGCCTCTTCCTTTGAGTCCAAGGCTGTCGGGGAAACTATCCGGTTTTAGAACTCCATTAGATACCTTTGAGTCAGGTACTTCGTTTAGTGATCATGCTTCTGGAGAACAAGCAAATAATGATTATCCTGTGGATGATGATTCTAGGAATGGTGAGAAGAAACTTTCACAAGATGATTTCTCGAGTGTCGTTAATAGTACCAGCTCCGGCATGTACAAACACCCAACTCATCTCATTACTCCTTCTGAGATTTTAATGGCAGCTTCATCTGAGAGTACTAAATCCGTTGAATGCAAGGCTGGAGGTGAGGCAAACACCCAGGATGTGCTTGTCAATGGCGATGCAGATAATACCGAGTTGGAAGTTAAAACTGTGGGTGAATCAAGATCTAATCAAAATGATGATTTCAGAGTTCAGGAAGAATCTACAAAGGTTTCGGAgaacaaagaaaaatatttttgttcTCAGGCATCAGATCTTGGTATCGAGATGGCCCGAGAACGTGCAATATCAAATGTCAATGAAGCTTGTAGTACAGATGAAGCTCGGCAAGTTGATGATGCAAGCAGTACAGAGGCACAGGTGCAACCTACTCATGCCAGCGAGGAAGATCAAGACTCTACAAGAGACACATCTGCAAAGGCTTCCGAATCATGTTCTTCTACTGCAGCTAATCCTATGCAGACACCGAATACAAAATCGAAAAAGAAGGCAAAAAACTCTCAAGCATCTGGTTCTTCTTCTCCATATCCAGGTGTGCTCAATTCAGTGGATTCTAGCAATGAACCTGGTGGGAGTTCGAGTTTGGAAGCTGCGTTTCCTCAAATTGTAGCCATGCAGGAGATGCTTAATCAG CTAATGACCATGCAGAAAGACATGCAGAAGCATATGTCGATGATGGTTGCAGTTCCAGTAACAAAGGAGGGAAGAAGACTGGAGGCTGCTATTGGACGAAGCATGGAGAAGGCTGTTAAGGCCAGTAATGATGCTTTATGGGCTCGTTTTCAAGAAGAGAGTGCGAAAAATGATAAGATATATCGGGATCGAACTCAACAAATTGTTAGTTTGATTAGTAACTTAATGGGCAAGGACTTACCAGCCTTGTTAGATAAGACACTGAAGAAAGAAATTTCAGCAGTTGGACCTGCTGTAATTCGAGCAATTACTCCGGCTATTGAGAAAACGATATCTTCAGTTATTGCAGAATCTTTTCAG AGAGGAGTAGGTGACAAGGCAGTAAATCAGTTGGAGAAATCAGTCAACTCAAAACTCGAAGCTACAGTTGCTAGACAAATCCAAGCACAATTTCAAACTACCGGTAAACAAGCTCTTCAG GAGGCATTGAAATCTAGCTTTGACTCTTCGGTGATCCCTGCGTTTGAGATGTCATGCAAAGCCATGTTTGAACAAGTAGATGCTACATTTCAAAAGGGAATGGCTGAACATTCTAATGCAACTCAGCAGCACTTTGAGAGTTCACACTCTCCGTTGGCGCTTACTTTAAGG GATGCTATGAATGCAGCGTCATCGGTAACTCAAACATTAAGTGGAGAGTTGGCTGATGGTCAACGGAAGCTGATAGCTCTTGCTGCTGCCGGAGCAAAAGCAGGTGGAGTAAATCCCTTGGTGACCCAACTAAGTAACGGTCCTTTGGGTGGTCTCCATGAGAAG ATTGAGGTTCCCTTGGATCCAACGAAGGAACTGTCAAGATTGATTTCCGAACAGAAGTATGAGGAGGCCTTCACTGGAGCTCTACAAAGAACCGACTTGACGATTGTATCATGGTTGTGTTCTCAG GTTGATCTTCGGGGTCTATTGTCAATGTCACCACTTCCACTGAGCCAAGGAGTGTTGCTTTCGCTGTTGCAACAGTTAGCGTGCGATATCAACAAAGAAACAACCCGAAAGCTAGGATGGATGACTGACGTTGCAGCAGCCATAAACCCTACAGACCCGATGATCGCAATGCACGTAAGACCAATCTTCGAGCAAGTGTATCAGATACTGCACCATCAACGCAACTTGCCTACAATCAACGGTGCTGAGATAACCAGTATCAGACTCCTCATGCACGTCATAAACTCCATGCTAATGACATGTAAATGA